In the genome of Gemmatimonadota bacterium, the window AGCGGAACTCGTTGGCCACTGTGGGGGAAAGCTGCGAGGACAGGCTCCCGTTCACTGCGTGCGAGAAGTCCTTCTCGAGCGCGTTGGCGCTGCGGCCCCAGGTGTCGACATCAAACGTGCCGTTGACCTGCTTCGAGTTCGTGTAGTTGTACTTGAGCGATGCGTTGTGGTCGGGATTCAGCCGCAGGTCCAGCTTCACCATCAGCGCGTTGGCGTCATTGGTCCGATCAATAGGGCCGAAGTCGTCCTTCAACACGCCGTTGAACGCGGTACCCAGGAACGTCCGCAGCGAGTCGAACGCCGCGCTGGGCGGCCGGCTGAGCTGCTTGGTCTCGTCGTAGACCTGCTGGTCGTACGCCAGGAAGAAGAAGGCGCGGTCCCGCTTGAGCGGCCCGCCCAGCGTGAAGCCGAACTGATGCTGCCGGAAATCGGGGGCGACGCTGAGGTCCTTGTAGTGCGGCTCGCCCGCGATCTGGTCGAACTTGCCGAAGTAATGCGCCGAGCCGTGGAACTCGTTGGTGCCCGACTTCGTGATCACGTTGATGAAGCCACCGCCCGAACGCCCGAACTCCGCATTCGCGCCCTGCGAGATGACGGCGATCTCCTGAACCGCGTCCAGATTGAAGGTGAAGGGCGGCCGCTGACCGCCCCGGTGCTCGCCAAAGAAGGGATTGTTGAAGTCGGCGCCGTCCACGGAGACGTTGTTGTGGATGCCCCGCTGGCCGCCAATGCTGATCTCGTCGCCGTCGGGACCCTGCACAAGGGCCACGTGCGGCGTGAGCACCGTGTAGGCCAGATAGTTGCGGCCATTGTTGGGCAGGCCGGAGACGACCTCGGGCTGGAAGTGCGTGGCCGCCTCGACGCGCGCCACGTCGACCACGGGCCGCTGGACCTCGACCGCGATCTCCTCCAGCTCGATGGCCCGGAAGCTGAGGTCCAGCTCGACGGTCTGGCCCAGACGCAGCTCGATCCCCTCGCGCCGCGCCTCGCCTACCGCCTCCCGGGACTGGGCGGCGACGTCGTAAGTGCCCACCGGCAGCAGCGAGGCGACGAAGATCCCCAGCTCGTTGGTCGTCACGCGGCGCTCGAAGTTGGTCTGCCGGTTGCGCACGGCCACCGCCGCGCCGGGCACGGCGGCGCCCGCCGGATCGCGAACCGTGCCGCGGATGACCCCCGTGGTGGCCTGGGACTGTGACTGGAGCGGAACGGGCGCGATGAGGAAGGTCATGCCTGCGGCAAGACCCGCCAACCAGGACGACCGGCGACTCGGACTCATGGCGAGAGCCTCCCGGATAGGAAAGGGATGCACACCGGACGGCGGGCGCCGCCCGGAGGCGACGGTAGTTGGATGTTGGTTCTCCAAGATGCAAGCGGCAGGGGGTCCGGGACAAGACTCTTGATGCCACACTCTTGATGCCACCTCTTGATGCCACCTTGCCGCCCTGATGCCGCCCTTGCTGCCGCCGTTCTGGAAGCCGCGCCGGCTTAGTGGTCGAATTCGCAAGTACGGCCGCATTCGGCCGCCTGACCGTACCTACGAAATCGACCACTTAGTGGTGGAATCCGACCACTCAGGAGGCGGTCGCAGCCCGGTTGGCCTGGTCGAGCCAGCGGAGCTGCTCGCCGAAGCGCAACCCGGCCAGGGGCAGCTCCA includes:
- a CDS encoding TonB-dependent receptor, producing the protein MSPSRRSSWLAGLAAGMTFLIAPVPLQSQSQATTGVIRGTVRDPAGAAVPGAAVAVRNRQTNFERRVTTNELGIFVASLLPVGTYDVAAQSREAVGEARREGIELRLGQTVELDLSFRAIELEEIAVEVQRPVVDVARVEAATHFQPEVVSGLPNNGRNYLAYTVLTPHVALVQGPDGDEISIGGQRGIHNNVSVDGADFNNPFFGEHRGGQRPPFTFNLDAVQEIAVISQGANAEFGRSGGGFINVITKSGTNEFHGSAHYFGKFDQIAGEPHYKDLSVAPDFRQHQFGFTLGGPLKRDRAFFFLAYDQQVYDETKQLSRPPSAAFDSLRTFLGTAFNGVLKDDFGPIDRTNDANALMVKLDLRLNPDHNASLKYNYTNSKQVNGTFDVDTWGRSANALEKDFSHAVNGSLSSQLSPTVANEFRFQYAREDRPRPYEGPKIPGKARPFPDTGMDFVFGFRFGMPFFIPIEAFDTRIQLLDNISLLKGNHLFKAGVEWNRTEMKQTFIGFANGRFIFNSVTGFINYVQKGPQYVQCSNGPPRTDGQCPGGQITGPVLLYLQQAGVGGRTVEDAGTQDIPQHDLAAYLQDTWKPRANLTVNYGVRWEAQVQPEPRTPPDQVFFAPFIGKTVSNARGTFEFPSDGTIPSDWKMFQPRLGIAWDVNDDGRQVFRASSGLYYARIPSLNTASTRSTNGSIGQTLFRNSPLIPILGPPPRYDEL